A single Ketogulonicigenium vulgare WSH-001 DNA region contains:
- a CDS encoding ABC transporter ATP-binding protein — protein MIMDHQSTRLYARDLTNGYDGKIVSQGLNVDIPDGAFSVIVGPNACGKSTLLRSLARLSPPKSGEVYLDGKAIHTHPEKEVAKRLGLLPQTAIAPDGMTVYDLVARGRFPHQKFFQRWTSEDESACTKALIATGVADLADRAVSQLSGGQRQRVWIAMALAQETPLLLLDEPTTFLDIAHQIELLNLCRRLNRDEGRTLVAVLHDLNQACRYGDHIIAMKDGAIIVTGAPRAVITEEVVRDVFGISCLIIPDPVTATPMIVPRD, from the coding sequence ATGATAATGGATCACCAAAGCACACGCCTCTACGCCCGCGACTTGACCAACGGCTATGACGGCAAGATCGTATCCCAAGGGCTGAACGTCGATATCCCCGATGGCGCATTCAGCGTCATCGTGGGGCCCAATGCCTGCGGAAAATCGACGTTGCTGCGCTCGCTCGCGCGCCTCAGCCCGCCCAAAAGCGGCGAGGTCTATCTGGACGGCAAAGCCATTCATACCCATCCTGAAAAGGAAGTTGCCAAACGCCTTGGCCTGCTGCCCCAGACGGCCATCGCGCCCGATGGTATGACGGTTTATGATTTGGTCGCGCGCGGCCGCTTTCCACATCAAAAGTTCTTCCAGCGCTGGACATCAGAGGATGAAAGCGCCTGCACCAAGGCGCTGATCGCCACCGGCGTCGCGGATCTGGCAGATCGCGCCGTCAGCCAGCTATCGGGCGGCCAACGCCAGCGCGTCTGGATCGCCATGGCCCTGGCGCAGGAAACCCCGCTGCTGTTGCTGGACGAGCCGACCACCTTTTTGGATATCGCCCATCAGATCGAGCTGCTGAACCTGTGCCGTCGCCTGAACCGCGACGAAGGCCGCACTCTGGTTGCGGTCTTGCACGATTTGAACCAAGCCTGCCGCTATGGCGATCACATCATCGCCATGAAAGACGGCGCGATCATTGTGACTGGCGCACCCCGTGCGGTCATCACCGAGGAGGTCGTCCGCGACGTCTTTGGCATCTCTTGCCTGATCATCCCCGATCCGGTGACGGCTACGCCGATGATCGTCCCGCGCGATTGA
- a CDS encoding FecCD family ABC transporter permease: MTQTPSKRPVFRPLPGLAIPYHPRTLWVTQIALIASLALVLMTLLTGAFAISPLGVWSVITGQSQDSVADLVVLGLRLPRIIACLFIGAALGISGGIFQALARNPLASPDIVGFTAGAGTGVLVLMLVEGTAIGISLSFGAILGGFATALAVYLLALRRGVHGQRLILVGIGVGAMLSAFNAFLMTRAELEAAQAARLWLHGNLNGVTWPQVVPLILWCALLLPLSLLLAPKLRILEMGQDIAASLGLNHHRAQLQLIGVSICLAAAAIAVGGPIGFIALAAPQLAQRIAKSPGIDLICTASIGAVLLLAADFVAQRLLAPFQIPVGLVTGAMGGAYLLYLLSREWRKTD, encoded by the coding sequence ATGACACAGACCCCATCAAAACGCCCGGTCTTTCGCCCGCTGCCCGGCCTTGCGATTCCCTATCACCCGCGCACCCTTTGGGTGACACAGATCGCGCTGATCGCCAGCCTTGCGCTGGTGCTGATGACGCTACTGACGGGAGCCTTTGCCATTTCCCCGCTAGGTGTATGGTCTGTTATCACAGGCCAAAGCCAAGACAGCGTGGCCGATCTGGTGGTGCTGGGCCTGCGCCTGCCGCGCATCATAGCCTGCCTGTTCATCGGCGCCGCCCTTGGGATTTCAGGCGGTATCTTTCAGGCCCTCGCGCGCAACCCCCTTGCCAGCCCCGATATCGTCGGCTTTACAGCCGGGGCTGGCACCGGAGTTCTGGTGCTGATGCTGGTCGAAGGCACGGCCATCGGCATCAGCCTGTCCTTTGGCGCGATCCTTGGCGGATTCGCGACAGCCCTGGCGGTCTATCTGCTGGCCCTGCGGCGCGGCGTGCATGGCCAGCGGCTGATTCTGGTCGGCATTGGCGTCGGGGCAATGCTGTCGGCTTTTAACGCCTTTCTCATGACCCGCGCCGAGCTAGAGGCCGCCCAAGCCGCACGCCTCTGGCTGCATGGCAATCTGAATGGCGTGACTTGGCCGCAGGTGGTCCCACTGATCTTGTGGTGCGCGCTGCTGCTGCCGCTGTCCTTGTTGCTTGCACCAAAGTTACGCATTCTTGAGATGGGGCAAGATATCGCCGCAAGTCTAGGGCTGAACCACCACCGCGCGCAACTGCAACTGATCGGCGTGTCGATCTGTCTTGCGGCGGCTGCCATTGCGGTCGGCGGGCCGATCGGGTTCATCGCGCTTGCGGCACCGCAACTGGCACAACGGATTGCGAAATCCCCCGGCATCGACCTGATCTGCACCGCCAGCATCGGCGCCGTTTTGCTGCTGGCCGCTGACTTTGTCGCCCAACGTCTGCTGGCCCCGTTCCAGATCCCGGTCGGGCTGGTCACCGGCGCGATGGGCGGCGCCTATCTTTTGTATCTTCTCAGCCGTGAATGGCGCAAAACGGATTAG
- a CDS encoding FecCD family ABC transporter permease — translation MAWRLIGLVVILTALAWLFFLSIGIGARPIPLPEVWRALIDNDGSRNAIIVWQLRIPRTLLGLLVGIALGLSGAVMQALTRNPLAAPGLLGINAGAALMVVLAISMLGINSFPGYVWFALVGCGGAAALVYTLSGRSSSAVQQVRLVLAGAAITACLGAITGIITMSNSQTFDSYRFWIVGSLSNRTPEVAFQVLPFIAVGAMIAVGLGGRLNAVALGDDVGRSLGVKLGQTRALSFVAIALMCGGATAAAGPIGFVGLMVPHAVRLIVGPDWRWILPYCVGLGPVIVLASDILGRVVVPPGELEVGIVTAFIGAPVLLWLVIMGKDGSRK, via the coding sequence ATGGCCTGGCGCTTGATCGGCCTTGTGGTCATTTTGACCGCTTTGGCCTGGTTGTTCTTTCTCAGCATCGGCATTGGCGCACGGCCCATCCCCCTGCCCGAGGTGTGGCGCGCCCTGATCGACAACGACGGCAGCCGCAACGCGATCATCGTCTGGCAATTGCGCATCCCCCGCACGCTGCTGGGCCTGCTGGTCGGGATCGCCTTGGGCCTCAGCGGCGCGGTGATGCAGGCGTTGACGCGCAACCCGCTGGCCGCCCCGGGCCTGCTCGGGATCAATGCGGGCGCAGCGTTGATGGTCGTTCTGGCAATATCCATGCTGGGGATCAACAGCTTTCCCGGCTATGTCTGGTTCGCCCTTGTTGGCTGCGGCGGCGCGGCGGCGTTGGTCTATACGCTATCGGGGCGCAGCAGCAGCGCGGTGCAGCAGGTGCGGCTGGTTCTGGCAGGCGCGGCCATCACCGCCTGCCTTGGCGCCATTACTGGCATCATCACGATGTCCAACAGCCAGACCTTTGATTCCTATCGGTTCTGGATCGTGGGATCGCTGTCGAACCGCACGCCCGAGGTCGCCTTCCAGGTGCTGCCCTTTATCGCGGTCGGCGCGATGATTGCAGTGGGATTGGGCGGACGGCTGAATGCCGTTGCCTTGGGCGATGATGTCGGCCGCAGCCTTGGTGTCAAACTGGGGCAGACCCGTGCCCTTAGCTTTGTCGCGATTGCCCTGATGTGCGGCGGCGCAACAGCGGCGGCCGGGCCCATTGGCTTTGTCGGGCTGATGGTGCCGCATGCCGTGCGGCTGATTGTCGGCCCTGATTGGCGCTGGATCTTACCCTATTGCGTCGGCCTTGGCCCCGTCATCGTGCTGGCCAGTGATATTCTGGGCCGCGTCGTTGTCCCCCCGGGCGAGCTGGAGGTCGGGATCGTGACAGCCTTTATCGGCGCGCCGGTGCTGCTGTGGTTGGTGATTATGGGCAAGGATGGCAGCCGGAAATGA
- a CDS encoding iron-siderophore ABC transporter substrate-binding protein: protein MKSVLFGLSFASAVLIALPMNAFAQDVIHTAPRALVDMGSDAADGVFPRTVRHMLGATVLTQEPQRVAIISTGQFDSALAVGVVPTASTRGAGQAGIVDDYLLDYYPQYASQLAQVIDLGLRLDIDLEGLAQTRPDLILVNAARDTPEERAQYELLSQIAPTVVTNATGVNWKIIFLLTADALGRREQAQAYLDAFHADADAFAATLGDTPPEVSFVMSTGDRNRIWGVPSFSGSIAEDMGLARPATQRFDKTSEDISVELIDQADGDWIFYGGRGDGLRILTQAPLWPTLEGVMAGRAVEVDFDPYFFNAGPTAARIVLDQVSATIGQ, encoded by the coding sequence ATGAAATCTGTTCTGTTCGGACTAAGCTTTGCCAGCGCAGTATTGATCGCACTGCCGATGAACGCCTTTGCGCAAGACGTCATTCATACCGCGCCGCGTGCGCTGGTGGATATGGGCAGCGACGCCGCTGATGGCGTCTTTCCGCGCACGGTGCGACATATGTTGGGCGCGACCGTTCTGACGCAAGAGCCGCAGCGTGTCGCCATTATCTCGACCGGGCAGTTTGATAGCGCGCTGGCCGTGGGTGTGGTGCCGACCGCCAGCACGCGGGGCGCCGGACAGGCGGGCATCGTTGATGACTATTTGCTAGACTATTATCCGCAATATGCGTCGCAATTGGCGCAAGTCATTGATCTGGGCCTGCGCCTTGATATCGATCTGGAAGGCCTCGCCCAAACGCGCCCCGATCTGATTTTGGTCAATGCCGCGCGCGACACGCCCGAGGAGCGCGCCCAGTATGAGCTGCTGTCGCAGATCGCGCCGACAGTGGTCACGAATGCGACCGGCGTGAACTGGAAAATCATCTTTTTGTTGACCGCAGATGCGCTGGGGCGGCGCGAGCAGGCCCAAGCCTATCTCGATGCGTTCCATGCCGACGCCGATGCCTTTGCGGCGACGCTGGGCGACACGCCGCCAGAAGTGTCCTTTGTGATGTCCACGGGGGATCGCAATCGCATCTGGGGCGTGCCGTCCTTCTCGGGCAGCATCGCCGAGGATATGGGCCTGGCGCGCCCCGCCACGCAACGGTTTGATAAAACGTCCGAAGATATCAGTGTCGAGCTGATCGACCAAGCCGATGGCGATTGGATTTTTTACGGTGGCCGCGGGGATGGCCTGCGCATTTTGACCCAAGCACCGCTGTGGCCGACACTGGAAGGTGTGATGGCTGGCCGCGCGGTCGAGGTGGATTTCGACCCCTATTTCTTTAACGCAGGACCGACCGCTGCACGGATTGTGCTGGATCAGGTCTCGGCAACAATTGGGCAATAG
- a CDS encoding ABC transporter substrate-binding protein: MHGLGPWVLRGALALAVTFGVATAAIAQTGDHASPRVLVDMGSAAPDGVFPRSVRHMFGETVLEAAPQRIIVISTGQLDAAITLGIVPVGATAGDNADIYPAYLGAAFPQHIAAMAEVANLGDRSGPNLELIAQLRPDLIFMNQAVLQQDFFDTLSQIAPVVVTRGNGVNWKVDYLLLAQALGKGGEAQAFLDQFHADADAFAANLPADPPSVSLLQSTGARTRVMGVTSLGGGILEDLGLSRPRSQQFDKNSEDISLELLDLADADWIFYGTNGTGDQALQNAALWPSLSAVAADRAVAIDFDAFYLNTGPTAARVVLDTVIETLSE, translated from the coding sequence ATGCACGGGCTTGGACCTTGGGTGCTGCGCGGTGCGCTTGCGCTGGCGGTAACGTTTGGCGTGGCAACGGCGGCGATCGCGCAAACGGGCGATCACGCCTCGCCGCGCGTGCTGGTTGATATGGGCAGCGCTGCGCCCGACGGCGTGTTCCCGCGCAGCGTGCGCCATATGTTTGGCGAGACTGTGCTAGAGGCCGCGCCGCAGCGGATTATCGTCATCTCGACGGGGCAATTGGATGCGGCGATTACGCTGGGCATCGTGCCGGTTGGCGCGACAGCGGGCGACAATGCCGATATCTATCCCGCCTATTTAGGGGCGGCCTTTCCGCAGCATATTGCCGCCATGGCCGAGGTTGCGAATTTAGGCGACCGCAGTGGCCCTAATCTGGAATTGATCGCCCAGCTTCGCCCAGATCTGATCTTTATGAACCAAGCGGTGCTGCAACAGGATTTCTTTGACACGCTGTCGCAGATTGCGCCGGTTGTCGTCACGCGCGGCAATGGGGTCAACTGGAAGGTCGATTATCTGTTACTGGCACAGGCCTTGGGTAAGGGCGGCGAGGCGCAGGCCTTTTTGGATCAGTTCCACGCCGATGCGGATGCCTTTGCGGCAAACCTGCCCGCCGATCCGCCCAGCGTGTCACTGCTGCAATCTACAGGGGCGCGCACACGTGTCATGGGTGTGACCTCGCTTGGGGGTGGTATTTTGGAGGATCTCGGCCTGTCTCGCCCGCGAAGCCAGCAGTTCGACAAAAATTCCGAGGATATCAGCCTCGAGCTGTTGGATCTGGCCGATGCGGATTGGATCTTTTACGGCACGAATGGCACAGGCGATCAGGCACTGCAGAATGCGGCCCTTTGGCCCAGCCTGTCGGCGGTGGCCGCAGATCGCGCCGTTGCGATTGATTTTGACGCTTTCTACCTCAATACCGGCCCGACCGCTGCGCGCGTCGTGCTGGACACTGTGATCGAGACGCTGAGCGAATGA
- a CDS encoding ABC transporter substrate-binding protein: MTKSLAPTALDSNHGSAAPDGVFPRDVQHENGIAVIAAAPARIAVISTGQLDCAVTLGVVPVAATQGHGTGVFEPYLAQAFPQLARALGSLTDIGDRKAPDLDRMRDLALDLIFMNAAGDRNQVYGQMAALAPTVVTRGTGVNWKVDFLLMAHALGKAGAAQNYLQDFVRDAAAAPVTRGTVSFVQSNGRRLTVMGRRSFIGSIADDMGLTRPAAQAFEGTSQQIEASDIAKVDADWIIYAGQGAGVQMIHAMPGWKALPAVNAGRAIEVDYQPFFNNAGATAARIALTQLCNILSE; this comes from the coding sequence ATGACCAAATCCCTTGCCCCGACCGCACTGGACAGTAATCACGGCAGCGCCGCGCCCGATGGCGTGTTTCCACGCGATGTGCAGCACGAAAACGGTATCGCTGTGATTGCCGCCGCCCCCGCGCGGATTGCTGTTATCTCGACAGGGCAGCTGGATTGCGCTGTGACATTGGGCGTGGTGCCGGTTGCGGCAACGCAAGGCCATGGCACCGGCGTGTTCGAACCCTATCTGGCACAGGCATTCCCGCAGCTGGCCCGCGCGCTTGGCAGTCTGACCGATATCGGCGACCGCAAGGCGCCGGATCTGGACAGGATGCGGGATCTGGCGCTGGATCTGATCTTTATGAATGCGGCGGGTGATCGCAATCAGGTCTATGGGCAGATGGCCGCCCTTGCGCCGACGGTTGTGACCCGTGGCACTGGCGTGAACTGGAAGGTCGATTTCCTGCTGATGGCGCATGCTTTGGGCAAAGCAGGGGCCGCGCAGAATTACCTGCAAGACTTCGTCCGCGATGCGGCTGCTGCGCCCGTCACGCGTGGTACTGTCTCGTTCGTGCAATCCAATGGACGCCGCCTGACGGTGATGGGACGGCGGTCGTTCATCGGCAGTATCGCGGATGATATGGGCCTGACCCGGCCCGCGGCGCAGGCGTTCGAGGGCACCTCGCAGCAAATCGAGGCGTCCGATATCGCCAAGGTCGATGCCGATTGGATCATCTATGCCGGCCAAGGGGCGGGCGTGCAGATGATCCACGCCATGCCCGGATGGAAGGCGCTGCCTGCGGTCAACGCCGGCCGCGCGATCGAGGTCGATTATCAGCCGTTTTTCAATAATGCAGGCGCCACCGCCGCCCGCATTGCACTGACGCAACTTTGTAATATTCTATCGGAGTAA
- a CDS encoding ABC transporter substrate-binding protein, which translates to MSFIAPTDVPVGKGSAASDGVFPRDVTHFFGDMSVPTRPKRVVVLATGQLDQAINLGVVPVGTTINGFPDAVPSYLAEAFPQHADEIAQIKSVGARTALDFDAIAALEPDVIVGTAAGAHGRAFETLNAIAPTFLTAGYGYNWKQDFRLFAELMGERDVATRIMADYHARAAALKARLAAAGRNTDEVSFGRIAKKGLEVYGQRAFVGVISTDLGLGRPASQQFDAIIRQVPPEEAMALDGDWLFFSQIDAPHAQLARDAIAATWNGLKPVQSGRVRHVLIEPWFTMVAPTAAHIVLDGIEAALLGSD; encoded by the coding sequence ATGTCCTTTATTGCCCCCACCGACGTTCCAGTAGGCAAGGGAAGCGCGGCCTCCGATGGCGTATTCCCGCGTGATGTGACCCATTTCTTTGGTGATATGTCTGTTCCGACGCGCCCAAAGCGGGTGGTGGTTCTGGCGACCGGCCAGCTGGATCAAGCGATCAACCTGGGTGTGGTGCCCGTCGGCACGACGATCAACGGCTTTCCCGATGCCGTGCCGTCCTATCTGGCGGAGGCTTTTCCCCAGCATGCCGATGAGATTGCACAGATCAAATCCGTCGGCGCACGCACCGCGCTTGATTTCGACGCCATCGCAGCGCTAGAGCCGGATGTCATCGTCGGGACTGCCGCGGGCGCCCATGGGCGCGCGTTTGAAACCCTCAACGCCATCGCCCCCACCTTTTTGACGGCAGGTTATGGCTATAACTGGAAGCAGGATTTCCGCCTGTTTGCCGAGCTGATGGGCGAGCGTGACGTTGCGACGCGCATCATGGCCGATTATCACGCGCGGGCAGCAGCGCTGAAAGCGCGCCTTGCCGCCGCTGGCCGCAATACGGACGAGGTCTCGTTTGGGCGTATCGCGAAAAAGGGACTAGAGGTTTATGGTCAGCGCGCCTTCGTGGGTGTGATATCGACCGATCTTGGCCTCGGGCGTCCCGCATCGCAGCAGTTCGACGCCATTATCCGCCAAGTCCCGCCCGAGGAGGCCATGGCGCTTGATGGCGATTGGCTGTTCTTCAGCCAGATCGACGCGCCACATGCACAGCTTGCGCGCGATGCGATTGCAGCGACGTGGAACGGGCTGAAACCGGTGCAATCGGGCCGGGTCCGCCATGTGTTGATCGAGCCGTGGTTCACCATGGTCGCGCCGACGGCTGCGCACATCGTTCTGGATGGAATCGAGGCTGCACTGCTGGGCAGCGATTGA
- a CDS encoding cell wall hydrolase, with translation MFLNIPRIRAIALLGLAALALAACGGPRGHSAQECMERAMYFESIRSSRDGMIAVGSVVMNRVESGQYPQSICGVVSQRGQFAPGIMTNDMRELPLVREAARAVIRGERHPYIQGAMFFHAANYRAGYTNMHYVLVTGGNAFYERRPVHLVTQPTPPAAIEGVTGRWR, from the coding sequence ATGTTTTTGAATATTCCCCGCATCCGCGCCATCGCCTTGCTCGGCCTTGCTGCACTGGCGCTTGCGGCCTGCGGCGGTCCGCGTGGACACTCGGCCCAGGAATGTATGGAACGGGCTATGTATTTCGAATCGATACGGTCTAGCCGCGATGGCATGATCGCCGTCGGCAGCGTCGTGATGAATCGCGTTGAATCGGGGCAGTACCCGCAATCGATTTGCGGCGTCGTCAGCCAGCGCGGCCAATTTGCGCCCGGCATCATGACGAATGACATGCGCGAACTGCCTCTTGTGCGCGAGGCCGCCCGCGCCGTGATCCGTGGCGAGCGTCACCCCTATATTCAGGGCGCGATGTTCTTTCACGCCGCGAATTATCGGGCGGGCTATACCAACATGCACTACGTCTTGGTCACAGGCGGCAATGCGTTCTACGAGCGGCGCCCCGTCCATCTGGTCACGCAGCCCACACCGCCAGCCGCGATCGAGGGCGTGACCGGGCGTTGGCGCTAA
- a CDS encoding TetR/AcrR family transcriptional regulator has translation MSTTSKSDQGDIRPKRGRPPAAETAAKRRQIIEAATEAFAQQGFNAASFAAIAERVGMTLPGLLHYFPRKTDLLLAILEDRDRATNELIADAGPSWAANREGLRKLVRRNVQIPHIVQMFSTLNSESLGKCHPARDWFEARSHYVRDGIAAALRHAQDAGEFRKDFDPDVVATEVAATMDGLQVWWLRMPDRVDLIQQFDDYLDRLDRSLAV, from the coding sequence GTGAGCACAACGTCCAAGTCGGATCAGGGCGACATACGCCCCAAACGCGGCAGGCCGCCGGCGGCGGAAACGGCCGCTAAACGCCGACAGATTATCGAAGCCGCGACCGAAGCCTTTGCACAACAAGGGTTTAATGCCGCCTCTTTCGCCGCGATCGCGGAACGTGTGGGCATGACCCTGCCCGGACTTTTGCACTATTTCCCACGCAAGACGGATTTGCTGCTGGCCATCCTCGAGGACCGCGACCGCGCAACGAATGAGTTGATCGCCGATGCAGGCCCTAGCTGGGCCGCCAACCGCGAAGGGCTGCGCAAACTGGTGCGCCGCAATGTTCAAATCCCGCATATCGTGCAGATGTTCTCGACCTTGAACAGTGAAAGCCTGGGTAAATGCCACCCCGCCCGCGATTGGTTCGAGGCGCGGTCCCATTATGTCCGCGACGGGATCGCCGCCGCGCTGCGACATGCGCAGGACGCGGGCGAATTTCGCAAGGACTTTGACCCTGATGTTGTCGCAACCGAAGTGGCCGCGACGATGGACGGGCTGCAGGTCTGGTGGCTGCGGATGCCGGATCGGGTAGATCTGATCCAGCAATTTGACGATTATCTGGACCGCTTAGACCGCAGCCTTGCCGTTTAA
- a CDS encoding MFS transporter, translated as MAADIFAGAQASATLGASQSAQPEVSKWFFLRYALAYIGTFTALITPVVMTLAVRIEAIDPVNKGANLGIVLGLGALAALIANPLFGMLSDRTTSRFGRRRPWMVGGVLLGLISLLIIAQSSSIAVIALFWCITQGALNAALSALIAVVADQVPEHQRARVSAIAGMSTNIGMLVGTAIVAMVGTGGTAMFLWPTLFGVAMVLLFCLINDDKAVQPAVREKISAAAVLKSFWVNPVKFPDYGWAWLSRFLVFYGTSTLLAYQVYVLIDMFAVAPEAIPGMMLLSTIITAVSVVIFASIAGWYSDRTGKRKIFVFIAAVVFAIGLTVLVSTGTLTGFFIGIAIQAAGFGVYLSIDQALVVDVLPNRETEAAKNLGVMNIANAVPQTLAPAIAPIILMVGGQGNYTLLFIVAAIVTFGGALAILPVKGAK; from the coding sequence ATGGCCGCGGATATTTTCGCGGGCGCACAAGCGTCCGCTACCCTTGGTGCGTCGCAATCGGCGCAACCCGAGGTTTCAAAATGGTTTTTTCTGCGTTACGCGCTGGCTTATATTGGAACATTTACAGCCCTGATTACGCCGGTGGTGATGACGCTGGCGGTACGAATCGAGGCGATTGACCCGGTGAACAAAGGTGCCAATTTGGGTATCGTACTGGGTCTGGGCGCGTTGGCCGCGCTGATTGCGAACCCGCTGTTTGGTATGTTGTCAGACCGCACGACCTCGCGCTTTGGACGTCGTCGTCCGTGGATGGTGGGGGGCGTGCTGCTGGGGCTGATCTCGCTGCTGATCATTGCGCAATCCAGCTCGATCGCCGTGATCGCGTTGTTCTGGTGCATTACCCAAGGCGCGTTGAACGCCGCGCTATCCGCTTTGATCGCTGTGGTTGCCGATCAGGTACCCGAGCATCAGCGGGCCCGCGTCTCTGCAATTGCAGGCATGTCGACCAATATCGGTATGCTGGTTGGCACGGCAATCGTGGCAATGGTTGGCACGGGCGGCACTGCGATGTTCCTGTGGCCGACGCTGTTTGGCGTTGCGATGGTGCTGCTGTTTTGCCTGATCAACGATGATAAAGCCGTGCAGCCCGCTGTGCGCGAAAAGATCAGCGCGGCTGCTGTGCTGAAATCCTTTTGGGTCAATCCGGTGAAATTCCCCGATTACGGCTGGGCATGGCTGTCGCGCTTTTTGGTGTTCTATGGCACCTCGACCCTGCTGGCCTATCAGGTCTATGTGCTGATCGACATGTTCGCCGTCGCCCCCGAGGCGATCCCCGGCATGATGCTGCTGTCGACCATCATTACAGCCGTTTCGGTGGTGATTTTCGCCAGCATTGCGGGTTGGTATTCCGACCGCACCGGCAAGCGTAAGATCTTTGTCTTTATCGCCGCCGTCGTTTTCGCCATCGGCCTGACCGTGCTGGTCAGCACCGGCACGCTGACGGGCTTTTTCATCGGTATCGCCATTCAGGCGGCAGGCTTTGGTGTCTATCTGTCGATTGACCAGGCGCTGGTCGTTGACGTGCTGCCCAACCGCGAAACTGAGGCCGCAAAGAACCTTGGCGTCATGAACATCGCCAATGCCGTGCCGCAAACGCTGGCCCCCGCCATTGCACCGATCATTCTGATGGTGGGCGGGCAGGGGAACTATACCCTGCTGTTCATCGTCGCGGCCATTGTGACCTTTGGCGGCGCGCTTGCGATCCTGCCGGTAAAGGGCGCGAAGTAA